The genome window CACAAAATAATCGTTGCTACCTTGTCAAAGTTCCTCTGCTTCTTGTCCAGATTGGCAGCCAGTCCATTGGCCCTCTCCACATCAATCATGAGGTCCTCCACCTCACTCTGGAGCCTCTGTTTGGTTTTCTCAAGAGAAGCACACTTGGAATTCACTGCCTCAATCTGCTCCTCAGCCTCCTGAAGGCGCTGGGCcagttttttcctgtttgaaaagGAGGGATTTGTTTCTCAGTGAAAACCCCAAAGTTACAATTTTTCTGGATGTTTTTGTTGGATATATGAAGTAGAAATacttaaatacatgaaaaacataAGAAAGCAGTGCTGCAATCAAAATGTCTGCCCAAATGTCAAATTGTTTGGATAAATTTGTTTAAATGCAGGTATTTATATAGGCAAGTGATTTATTGAATGCTACTCACTTGGCTTCCTCAAGCTCCTCAGTGCGCTGGATAGCATCAGTTTCATACTTAGTTCTCCACTGAGCCACCTCACTGTTGGCCTTGGACATTCCCCGCTGCAGCTCAGCCttggcctcctgctcctcctcaaacTGCTCCCTCAGCAGATCGCAGTCATGGCGGGCTGATTGCAGTCCATGGGCAAGAGCATTCTTGGCCTGGTGTAAGAAATAATgttcagtgtgaaaaatgtctaaatAACACACATGAAGTTTGTCAGTATAAACTTAATGTTTTCTTACCTTAACCTCCTCTTCAATCTGCCTCTTCAGTTCCTCAATCTGCTGTGTGAAGGCCTGTTTGCCTCTGGtcagctgggagacgagagCTTCTTTCTCTTCAATTTGACGACTGAACTCACCTTGTGTGAAAGACGTCATGACATATTAGATTGTGTTGCGTTTGGCGATAATACAAAACATCATTTGCTGATAACCTCACATACCATTTTCTGTCAGGAGACGTGCTTTCTGTGCACCCATGTCGTTCATTTGACGGACATTTTCATCATTCTTGGTCTTCAGTTCGCTAAGTTGGTCCTCAAGAGTACGGCACATCTTTTCAAGGTTTCCCTAATGAACAAAAGAGATCAGATCAGTAagcatattttatttgtaacaTGCATAACCTCATGTATTACATGAATTTTAATGCATTGTGTACCTTTGCTTTAGCAACAGCCTCCATGTTGCTGGAGAGGTCATCAATCTCCATCTTGTATTCACTCTTTTCCTTCTCAAGCTTCTGCTTGACACGCTGAAGGTTGTCGATCTGCTCTCCCAGCTCGGCAACGCTGTCAGCCTGCTTCTTGCGAAGAGCAGCAGCGGTGGCTTCATGCTGCAGAGTGGACTCCTCCAGGTCACGACGGAGCTTCTGGAACTCAGCTTCACGCTTCTTGTTCATCTCAATCTGAGCAGCTGTGGCACCACCggcctcctccagcctctcacTGATCTCCTCAAGTTCCCTGGAGAGGTCGGCTCTCTGCTTCTCAACCTTGGCACGAGCAGCACGCTCAGCCTcaatctcctcctccagctcctcaatACGGGCCTGTTGAATGTAGGTGTGTTGTCTGTCAATaaactttcactttcaaaacacaaattagGAAATGTATGCAGTAACGTTTTATGCAACACAATGTGTCACCTGAAGCTCCTTGATCTTCTTCTGAAGCTGAGCACCCATTGACTGCTCATCCTCAATCTTGCTAAGGAGCTGACTGATTTCAAAGTCCTTCCTGTGAGAATAATGGATAAAGCACATAGTAAGAGCTTGTGCAGTTGGTCGTGATTTCAAAAAGAGCGCTTGTTGTACAACTTCCAAAGCAACATTACTTTTTCAGTTTCTCATCAGACTGCTGCTTGTCATTCTCAAGATCCATGATGGATTCCTGGGCCAGTTTCAGATCaccctccagcttcctcttggCTCTCTCAAGGTCCATACGCAGCTTCTTCTCTTGCTCCAGAGAACCCTCAAGCTGAACATTAAAATGAGTTTTTAATTATCACGTTCAAGAGGAATCTTTGACTGACTGAATCTTTTGACTGACTTTGAACTTACATCATCCACTTGCTGCTCAAGCTTGGTCTTGGCCTTGGTCAGGGTGTTGACTTTGTCTTCCTCAGCCTGCAGGTCATCAAGTGTCTGCTGATGAGCCTCCTGAAGGGCTTTCTTTTCCTTGGTCAGCTTAGCAATGCTCTCATCCTGAGAGGCCATCTCCTCGGTCAGGTTCTTCACCTAAATTTGCAAGAAAGGGGTTCGGATTACATGATAATCTTTAAATGATACTTGATTTGCTAGATAACTTGATATTTACAAACCTTGTTCTCAGTGGcatgtttctccttctccacttTTGCCAAGGTAAGCTCCAGGTCATCAATATCCTTCTTGAGCTCAGAGCATTCATCCTCCAGCTTTCTCTTCTTGGCAGTGAGCTCAGCATTgatttcctcttcatcctccagtCTCTCAGTTGTCTCTTTGAGTTTGGCCTCCAGCTGAATTTTACTCTTGATAAGACCCTCACATCTCTCCTCAGCATCTGACAGATTCTCTGATTCCTAGTTCATATGATGAAAATAGATGTTAGCACATTAACACTGAGACAACATGAGgaagctgctgttgatgtgtacTTACAGATGCAACTTGCAGCTGCAGATCATTCTTCTCCTGCAGAAGGGACACCATCTTCTCCTCCAGTTCCTTCTTCTTGGCCAGGGCAGCAGCCAAGTCTGATTGCATCTTCTCGTAGTTCTCCTTCATCTGGGCCAGCTCCTTCTCAGTTTCAGCACTCTTCAGCAGAGGCTTGATCTTGTAGTACACCTTCATCCATGGCCAGTGTTTGACATTCATGAATGAACGGACATTGTACTGGATGGTGTAGATGGCATCCCTGTGGACAAGAAGTTGCTGTTATCGACAATGATAATTCTTCATTATTCATACTATGAGTGTGCACTCAAAAGCTGTTTTCAACATGCCTCCTCGCTGTCATCTCCACAAACTCCTTTCTCATGAGGTAACCACGGCACATAGCCTGAGTCATGGTGACCAGAGCTGCCAACTTGTCATCTCTCATCTCCTCAAGGGTACCCAGCAGACCGGCTTTGAAGAACACCTGAACAAACAGTGAATAGAAAattactgtgtgtctgcactgtacACTTGAAACAAGAAAGCAttctcagagagagaggaccCCACGAAATcatctaaatgtgtttttaagaaaacatgtttggaaTATTTTAAAATCTGCCTCAGGATCTGGATCTGTATTAAAAGTATGTGAGGACTGAAAGACAGTTATGGTAAATGGTTGACAGCTGTGCCTATTCAAGAGATCTTGAATCCCTTCTAGACACATTGGCACTTTCACAGGGGTGAGTTGTGCCAAATTTCAACTGTGTCAGACTTGTGATTCTGGTCATTATAAATGCTACTCGAATTTATCACAATCCTGAATCACCAACTTGCAGTCACGGTTTACAGGGTGGTGTACACATGCATTCTACATTTTGTTGCAATTACAttgtaaacacaaagtactgcAATTTATGTTAAATAGAGGATACAGGAACTAGGCAACCCATGAGAGCACAATCTCACAGCGAATGGTAAAATGAAGCTTTTTGCAGACTCATCCATACAATTAATATATTTGgtgaaaatctaaaaaaaaaaattgtagaAGGACTAAGTTTAAAAGAATGTAGGCCAATATTTTGAATTGTTGGAAAAGTACGACAGAATCCAGGACAGAAAAAAGTTTGATGTCAGCCTCTTCGTCCCAGAGTAACAAAGCAACATGTAATGATTATGTGTGGCCAGAAGATGGCTCTTTGGATGCCTTACTTATTCTTTCACTCTTGGCCTAACATCCCatcaaattttttttaattgggtAAAAAGATACTCTTCTATTTAACAGaaaactgactgacacacatacCCACCTTGATAAATACACTGAAGGATATGAATGCAATGAAGGCACTTACCTTGGTGTGTCCGAATCTGTACTGGTCATGATCAACATCAATGGACCCAAGCAGCTTCTCTGAAGCCTTCTTGTTGTCAATGAACTGGCCCTCAGGGATGACACTGGCATTAAGCACCTTGTACCTGTTTTGGGAGTGAATGATGAGTGtaagcattttcttttaacattGTACATCAAAATTTTATTCAAATATCAATTGATACCTCTGCTTGAAGTCACCATAGAGGATTCTGCTGGGGAAACCCTTTCTGCAGATTCTGATACCCTCCAGCACACCGTTGCACCTGAGCTGGTGGATGACCAGGAAGTTCTCCATCAGACCtgttaaaaagacatttcataAGTACTTCTTTAAATAAACATTGTCTTTGTTGAAGCAGCACACAATTAATCAAACCataacaacagaacaaaaacactccTCAAAGACTCTAATGAGATTATGTTCTCTATGTACCTGGGGTCTTTGACTCATTGGGAATCAGGCAGCGCACAAAGTGAGGATGGGTGCTCCTCAAGTTTGTCATCAGCTTGCCCAAGTTCTCCTGTCGATCCAAAATGATAACTGTTGTCATAAAATGTAACAATTGAGAGTTTGAGTATAATCTGAGATATGATTTTACAGCTAAGTTTAAATGTTAAACCTTACCCTGAACTGAGAAGACACTGTCTGCATGGAACCACCCTTCTTCTTGCCTCCCTTCTTGCCACCGCCAGTCTCTGTTGATAATTTGAAGCAGACATGTTTTGTTAGAGCAAGACATAAAATGTATATGAAtacatgctttaaaataaaaatatgagtTGAGTGTGGTTACTGTCATACCCTCAACAACGGGAGGATACAGAAGAGCCAGCAGCTTAACTGAGGACTTCTGGTACAGCTGCAAAACAGACTCATTCAGTGGGTCCTTGTTCTTGTCCAGCCAGCCAGCGATATTGTAGTCCACAGTACCAGCATAGTGCACCAGGGAGAAGTGGGCCTCAGCCTTTCCCTTGGCTGGCTTTGGCTTCTCAAAGGCTTTGCATTTGCCAAGATGCTGGTCATACAGCTTGTTCTTGAAGGATGTGTCTGTGGCCTTGGGGAACATGCACTCCTCTTCAAGGATGGAGAAGATGCCCATGGGCTTGAAAAGAAGTCGGAAGAAGTATTTAATTAAGTGACACATTAGGTGAATTTAAGAAGAATTATGTAAATCACAACATGAAAAGATTACCTTCTCAATCAGCTCAATGCAGGCAGCCAAGTCCATGCCAAAGTCAATAAACTCCCAGATAATACCCTCCTTCTTGTACTCCTCTTGCTCCAGGACAAACATGTGGTGGTTGAAGAACTGTTGCAGTTTCTCATTGGTGAAGTTGATGCACAGCTGTTCCATGCTGTTGTACTGTGTGGGGATAAATAATAACCATAATCCCTTACAGTTTAGATCAGACAATGATTTTGTATTGGCTGCTGAATTGTTTGAAATCACAGCTCACATCAAAGATTTCAAAGCCAGCAATATCCAGGACACCAATGAAGAACTGCCTTGGCTGTTTAGTGTCCAACATCTGGTTGATGCGGATGACCATCCACAAGAACATCCTCTCATAGATAGACTTGGCCAGGGCAGTCACTGAGTTCAGcacctgaatgaaaacaaaggtgTGATGTGATTAGAGtcagtcagatgctgaattACTGGTGTTCTGAACTTCTAATGAGgtaagggagaaaaaaagaatcaaaaccGAACCAAACTACAATTCTAACTACAAATTGATACCAGAATATCTCAATTACCTGAGGTACAGTCTGTCCCTTGGTGACAAACTCATTTCCGACCTTCACTCTGGGATAGCACAGACCcttcagcatgtcagcagagTTCAGACCCAGCAAGTAAGCAACCTTGTCAGCATCTGAAAATAGTTTGatcatttacatttaatacatAAAGTATGTGACTGTGATTGCCCATTATGATATAGCAGAAACCAGTCTGACACAGAACTTTTCCAGTATTGTTCCTAAGCTATTCACTTTCAGCTGACATGATATTCTCACCCTCTGTGCCATCAGGCTCAGCCTGCTCCTCACGCTGCTTCTGCTTGAACTTCATGTTACCGTGGTGGAGCACAGCACCAGTCATCTTGTAGATGCTGAGCTTCTCTTCACCAGTGAAGCCCAGGATATCAATAGCATTCTGTTTTGAAGAGAAGTGTCCACACAAAACATCAGCAATGTACACAATACATGTAAGAGAGCACAGAGCATTTCAGAAAGCAGTTTTAATgagcaaaaatatttttgaatattttgaagGTGTGATCACTCACATCAGTGGCTTCCAGCTCAACTTTGTCATCAATGCTGGCTACAGTGATCTGACCCTGGCTACACATGGGGAAGTCGTAGGGGTTGGTTGTGATGAGGGACATCTCTGGAAATTCAAGCAACAGTGATTAGATCAATAGTTTGTTGTATATGAAAACTGTAAGTAAGCGTAACATTGTGCAAGAACTCATTCTGTGTACCAATCAGCTCAGGTTTGTGGTTGGTCATCATCTGGTAGAAGATGTGGTAGCCTCTTTCATCAGGAAGCTGGAATGTCACTCTGGACTTCTCCAGCAGATCTATAAATGATGATCATAAGTCACAGCCTGGCAAATGTTCAGTTCTATTGTTTTGTATGGAGTCTGAGAATTTTACTTACATGTCTCAATATCAGCACTAGACAGTTTGCCAGATGTGCCGAAATGGATTCTGATGAATTTACCCTGTTTGGGAGAAAGGAATTTTCAGAGTCCCTCTTGATGGGCATTGTGTAAGAAGACCTCTCACATAGAAATCTCTCCATACTTACGAAACGGGAAGAGTTGTCATTCCTCACAGTTTTGGCATTACCATAGGCCTCCAGCAGAGGATTGGCTGCAATAATCTGATCCTCCAGTGAACCCTGAGATCCAGGTTTAAAATTGATATCAGAACATGACTGGATAAATATTCTCTCCTTAAAGAACACCGAATTGCAATCATCAGACTGGAACTTACTCCCATCTTTGATGagtcctgcttcttcttctctccaccaACTGAGATTGTTGCAAAGTACTGGATGACACGCTTGGTGTTCACAGTCTTTCCAGCACCAGATTCTCCACTAGGTgcaaacacagacttttaaGAATTTGATCaagatatttgattttgttcaAGAAAGTCAACAAATGTTTAACTTACGTGATCAAGACAGACTGGTTCTCCCTATCTGTTAAATTACAAAGAGCAGGATtaactctgtttttcttcaacaAAACCCTCATATACTGACAGATTTTACATTGTTATGGCAAAGACTTACCAGTAAGCATGTTCTGATAAGCgttgtcagagacagagaagatgtGGGGTGGAGCCTCCATACGCTTCTTGCCTCTATAGGCAGAGACAACTTCAGAATCGTACACTGGGAGCCACTTGTAGGGGTTCACAGTGGCACAGAACAACCCAGAGTAGGTCTGAAAGTGATCAGAGATTCAGGAGTTAATTCTATACTTCCTTCAAGTATGGCCATTTTGCACTCTTGTCTTGATAGGCAGATTGTCTTACGTAGATCATCCATGCTGCATAACGCTCTTTGAGGTTATACAGCACAGAGGCTTCATTGAGATGGGTCATCATGGCCATGTCCTCAATTTTGTCGTACTTGGGAGGATTCATTGGAGAGACGTCATCTTCTTTAACTGTCCTCTCCTGGAACCGGACATGTATGTGTGAGAACTGATCACATTAAATTCCCAATTTACCCTTGCTTCATGATACCAACCTCTTGAGTGTCCAGGACTTTGACAGTGACTTTGCCAGCATCTTTCTTGATGATTGTTGCCTTCAAGTACAGCTCCTTGGCATCGGCCACGTAGCAGGCGGACTTGGCATCAAAAGGTTTGTTTTGAGCCTCAATTCTCTCCTTTTCTGGCTTACGGAGGTAAATGGCAGCTTTGCCATAAATGGCCATCTCCGCGTCCGTACTCATGGTGGCGGTTTATGCCTGTAAAGAAAGTTAGAAAAGGAATTTCCATGTTACACTAATGTCTTTAGCCCATCTAATTAAACAACAATTGAACTTGAAATTTTGCCGAATTGcaaacaaaactaaactgaaGCCATGTCTGTGTATTGTTACCGGTGGGTTATTTAGTCTGTTCTGAGAACACACAACAATACTAGCATATCGTTAATTTTTTTCAACACCTTTAGATGAATCACTGCTGACATTCAATAAGAAATTTAAGAAACTTTATCATCATTACCTCACTGGTTCCTTGTGTGCAGTAGTCACCAATCCTGTTCAAAATAGTTTTTGTTAAATATAACACAGATTCACTCATCAATTGTTCCAATTAACATAATTTTAACTTATTACTCCCATTAACACATTCAAGTGGTCTAAAGCATAAGAGAACACAATTTTACCACAAGCAGGAACTCACAGGTCTTCTGTTACAAGCCCATTTCCTCAAGGACTCCTTATATTGAATGGGGTTTTGCTGACACAGCCAAAGTTAAATATGGTAGACATACCAAATGTGGTCAAGCAGACAGCGAAAGTAGAAACATGTGTTGCAAGTACTGTGAACATCTGAAGTTTCAGGTTTCAGTATGGTCAGTTTTTGCATAGACATTCTAACTCCTTAATCAATTCTGAAAGAACAACAAACAACCTGCTGGTCTTAAAGAAGGCATACTGTTTTAAAATTATACaatctgttttcctttttttatttattttttttattagttttataGTAATTTCTGATTTACAGAATCTTCTTTTGGTCATACAGTTTAAAGCTAAACCATATAACTAAATGCCATGGTTGACAATAAAGtaatttttgttattttcacaaGAGTACCTTAAAATTATTCAGGATCACTGCTGGATTGTAAGAGATTCCTCTGTTTGACTGAGCCTTCTGTCTCAAGCTGTTGACACCTTATCTGTTGTTTCAATGCATGTCTCAGTCACCAACGCTGAATTTTGAATGCAATACAGTCAATACTTCTCTAGTTCGCTGAGGTCTAAGAAAgatatttatctacatttcaaacaaataaatttgtatttgatttttgttctttgaaCAAGAGACAGGGCTTTGTGGAGAATTGGATGGCAGGTAGGAGATCAAATTGTAGCCAAACATGTATAATTTATCCTTTCAATGTACGTCTGATTCTTTTCTAATGATTTCCATAATGAGAAAACGCTCACAATTTAGGCAAATAATGATTAATAGTCAGACACTACTTAAGATTTTCCTAGAAAATATGCCCCACAGAACTTAAAGGTGGTCACTTCTGGTGGTCACCACAACTTAAAAGCagtgcaaagaaacaaacaaaccactgAACAATGACTTAAAACACAGCATTAACACAAAATAATGTGAAGCAAGATTGTGGCTCAgccttgttttcttgtttcctctctctgtagAGTGTGATActttacacaaaaacaatgtttcagCATTGTTACATTTCATACACAGAAAGAGTGACCTAGTCTGCATTTACGCACCCATCCTTAGTGTGTCAAACTACTCGATGTTTTATGAGAACCCGTACAATGTTCTATAtaatttaatttcctgttgTAAACATTCAGTATTTTGTCACACTCTACCCAAAATTGGAAGAGTAGCAcagcaaataacacacacacagctccttaTCACAAATGATCAGTGTGGCAAAGAGAGAAGACCTTAGAATTAATTTTAGAATAGAGAGAGGCTTGTGTTGAAGTATTGTCTTCCACTTGGGAAGACAAACAATTCTCTGAATATAAGGTAGATCTCATTTACACATACCTCTCCTTCATTCTTCCCAGAGCACAACCAAGCCATCCTGCTTCCATGCCTTCCTAAGTACAGTTATCTGCCGAGCCCAGAGAGTCTCATGTTCTGAACCCTGAACATTACGGTAGGGATTTAGGGACATACCGGTCTTTTGATATCTAATGTTCACTAGTATTTGGGTAACAACCCTTAACTTACGCTGTTGACAGAGGTACGATTTCTTACCTGGTGGGTATGCTCAGGGGAAATGCCGTAGCCTGAGCATCAGCTGTGTGGAAGAGTCCAGCCTCTGTTAGTAATACCTATGCTAGCTTTGTTGCCAGCATGAGGAAGGTTTTTGATGACCCACTTCTGGCCAGAGATGCAGCATCCCTTATCTCCCTGTCAGGAGACTCGTACTGtagctgtttttgtctgagGAGTTTAGGATAGCAGCAGTGGAATGATGAGTCTCTTTTGGGGGGTATTCATTAATGTGCTTGGTTAGTCAATAATGGATGAGTTACCTGCTAGGGATGAAACAAGTGGCTTAGATGTGTTAACCTCGCTAGCCATCAGATTGGATAACAGGCCTCACAGGAGGTGTTGCGAGGGGGCTAGCTGTTCCCAGTCTCAGTCCTTTTTGTGTCCGACCCCCTCACCTTTCTCAAGACCGgttcctttttctctcagctgtcaTATCCTTCCTGCTGCCACTGAAAGAGGAGCCCATGCAACTGGCCTGGACCTGCCTTTCGCCGATGGAGCAATGCAAAAGGATGGACAGTGGCCAGACTGGCCATCACAGCAGTGCCAGTGGGGTTCTTGGTGAGCCAAAACCTTTCCTCCCTTTTATCTCGGCCCAATATGTAGCTTGATTCCACCCTTGTGTTGGACCACCTGTCCATCCCTTCATCAGCCCTGGTGGACTCTCGTGCCGATGAAGCTTTCTTGGATGACGATTTTGCTGCCCACGCTGGCATAGCAGTGGAATTGCTTGCTGATCCTCTCAAAGCTACTGCTCTAGACAGCAGACTCCTCACCTGGGTTACCCACAGCTCCACACCCCTAGATCTGGTCCCTTCTAGCAATCATCTTGAGTCCAGACAGTTGTGCATTGGTTCATCGTCCTGGATGGAGACAAAGTCGGCACTCCTGATTTTTTTAGTGATGTGCTCTCTCAAAACTGAGAGCATGTAGTCAAGCAGTTCTTTCTGTActattttatatatttcctAAAACACAGTAGTAGTCTGCAGATTGTGTTGTACAGCTGCAtctaaaacaaaaccaaacaaataaactaaagtcaaaacaaaactcgCCAGTTTTCTAGACTACCGCTTATTTCCATGTCAAGTTATCATTGTCACATCAACTTGCTGCTGAGAGTCAtaaaggttgtgtgtgtctgttcggACACTGTCCAAAGAGGCAAGGGGGAGGGGGATGAGGGATCAACTTGCGACTGCAGAGGTTGgcaagggggaggggggcaggggATAGACTGATGCCGCCAggccacacaacacaaactgcttccaaataaattgtatttcatAATTAACATAGACCCATATGTCTACACATAATTGATTGGGttatgaaaaaatgcaaaaaaaaaaaaaaaaaaaatctacgtAAATTTGTTTACGTCACCTGATTCTGgttgactgacaggtgaaggGACGGTGTTGGCAAAAGGTAATGTGAAAGGTCATATTATGGGGTCGTGTCTTAAATTAAGATCATGGATCAAACTAAAAGACCAAAGAAGCCATCAGGtgcgaaaaagaaaaaaagaagaagaggagaaacgggcaaaagaaaaaaggtaaGCAGGTTTCTATGAGCGATGTGATGGATGGTAGGCTATCGGCTATTTATTAGCCTCTTGCTAATATGTTGCTAAGCTACAGAAGACGACTGTATTTGACATATAGTTTTGCTGAACTAGCAACTATTAGAACTGAGGCATCATGTCATGCAACTAATTTCACCCATGGGCAACCTAGTCtagtttgtgtttgcaacacAACAAGCGCAAATTTACACAGCCGTCCTGACTGTGGACTGTGGACTATTCCTATATGCTATATGCTAAGTCAATTAACTTCTAACATACATTGACATGGCGTCACTTCTCCTGTGAGGCATTTGATGAGCCTTTAAGTGATGCTCTTAAGAAGCTGGAagtcacatttttcactgttgttgttgatgctgcagcttcagctgttCAGGAAAGATTTTCCACACTGCAAAATGTGAGAGAGATCTTTGGAGTGCTCTCTAATTTCAGTAACCTCCCAGACAAAGAGCTCCAAAAAGAATGTGAGACCCTGCAAACTACACTGCACTTTAAGGGACACTCAGATGTAGATGGCAGAGACCTTGTGCAGGAGCTGAA of Chelmon rostratus isolate fCheRos1 chromosome 6, fCheRos1.pri, whole genome shotgun sequence contains these proteins:
- the LOC121608514 gene encoding myosin heavy chain, fast skeletal muscle-like isoform X1, with the protein product MSTDAEMAIYGKAAIYLRKPEKERIEAQNKPFDAKSACYVADAKELYLKATIIKKDAGKVTVKVLDTQEERTVKEDDVSPMNPPKYDKIEDMAMMTHLNEASVLYNLKERYAAWMIYTYSGLFCATVNPYKWLPVYDSEVVSAYRGKKRMEAPPHIFSVSDNAYQNMLTDRENQSVLITGESGAGKTVNTKRVIQYFATISVGGEKKKQDSSKMGGSLEDQIIAANPLLEAYGNAKTVRNDNSSRFGKFIRIHFGTSGKLSSADIETYLLEKSRVTFQLPDERGYHIFYQMMTNHKPELIEMSLITTNPYDFPMCSQGQITVASIDDKVELEATDNAIDILGFTGEEKLSIYKMTGAVLHHGNMKFKQKQREEQAEPDGTEDADKVAYLLGLNSADMLKGLCYPRVKVGNEFVTKGQTVPQVLNSVTALAKSIYERMFLWMVIRINQMLDTKQPRQFFIGVLDIAGFEIFDYNSMEQLCINFTNEKLQQFFNHHMFVLEQEEYKKEGIIWEFIDFGMDLAACIELIEKPMGIFSILEEECMFPKATDTSFKNKLYDQHLGKCKAFEKPKPAKGKAEAHFSLVHYAGTVDYNIAGWLDKNKDPLNESVLQLYQKSSVKLLALLYPPVVEGMTTGGGKKGGKKKGGSMQTVSSQFRENLGKLMTNLRSTHPHFVRCLIPNESKTPGLMENFLVIHQLRCNGVLEGIRICRKGFPSRILYGDFKQRYKVLNASVIPEGQFIDNKKASEKLLGSIDVDHDQYRFGHTKVFFKAGLLGTLEEMRDDKLAALVTMTQAMCRGYLMRKEFVEMTARRDAIYTIQYNVRSFMNVKHWPWMKVYYKIKPLLKSAETEKELAQMKENYEKMQSDLAAALAKKKELEEKMVSLLQEKNDLQLQVASESENLSDAEERCEGLIKSKIQLEAKLKETTERLEDEEEINAELTAKKRKLEDECSELKKDIDDLELTLAKVEKEKHATENKVKNLTEEMASQDESIAKLTKEKKALQEAHQQTLDDLQAEEDKVNTLTKAKTKLEQQVDDLEGSLEQEKKLRMDLERAKRKLEGDLKLAQESIMDLENDKQQSDEKLKKKDFEISQLLSKIEDEQSMGAQLQKKIKELQARIEELEEEIEAERAARAKVEKQRADLSRELEEISERLEEAGGATAAQIEMNKKREAEFQKLRRDLEESTLQHEATAAALRKKQADSVAELGEQIDNLQRVKQKLEKEKSEYKMEIDDLSSNMEAVAKAKGNLEKMCRTLEDQLSELKTKNDENVRQMNDMGAQKARLLTENGEFSRQIEEKEALVSQLTRGKQAFTQQIEELKRQIEEEVKAKNALAHGLQSARHDCDLLREQFEEEQEAKAELQRGMSKANSEVAQWRTKYETDAIQRTEELEEAKKKLAQRLQEAEEQIEAVNSKCASLEKTKQRLQSEVEDLMIDVERANGLAANLDKKQRNFDKVLAEWKQKYEEGQAELEGAQKEARSLGTELFKMKNSYEEALDQLETMKRENKNLQQEISDLTEQIGETGKSIHELEKAKKQVETEKAEIQTALEEAEGTLEHEESKILRVQLELNQIKGEVDRKLAEKDEEMEQIKRNSQRVTDSMQSTLDSEVRSRNDALRIKKKMEGDLNEMEIQLSHANRQAAESQKQLRNVQAQLKDAQLHLDDAVRAQDDLKEQAAMVERRNGLMVAEIEELRAALEQTERSRKIAEQELVDASERVGLLHSQNTSLMNTKKKLESDLVQIQGEVDDTVQEARNAEEKAKKAITDAAMMAEELKKEQDTSAHLERMKKNLEVAVKDLQHRLDEAENLAMKGGKKQLQKLESRVRELETEVEGEQRRGADAVKGVCKYERRVKELTYQTEEDKKNITRLQDLVDKLQLKVKAYKRQAEEAEEQANVHLSKCRKIQHELEEAEERADIAESQVNKMRAKSRDSGKGKEAAE